In Malassezia restricta chromosome VII, complete sequence, the sequence CACGCCCATCGCGCGCAAGTCGCACCGCCGGCAGTGGTCAATCGTCAGCGTCCCGCGCGAGGCTCACCAGGCCGATCCACGCCCCCGGGTCCAGGTCGAAACCAAGACGACCGGCCTCCCCACGCTGGATCAGCACATCCCATCGAACAGCGCCATGCCCACCAGTGCTTCCATGCCCGCACTCGCTTCCCATGCGCCCCCGCCCCGCCGGTCCACCTCGCGAGAGACACTGCGTGCCTCGCAGGCCGTGTCCTGGCTCCAGTCGCTCCTCCCTCCGTAGTCGTAGACATCACGTGCCACGACACGCGTACCTTGCCTTATGGCCACGACGCAATCTCGACGTGCATGCCGCGTGGTGATGACGTAGCGGTCGTCGGTACATCggatgacgaagaagcgGTGGGATGGACGAGCGATGCTGAGAGCGGCGAGCTCGTGCCCACGCACCGCAGCTCCAAGCAATGGACCCTGTTCCACACccggcctcggcggcgcctgtggcATGCCCAGGTCTGCCGCGACGCGGAGCAGCCAGCTCCGCGTCACCACTTGCGCACGCGAAAACTCTCCCAAATTCATCCTTACACCGTCGAAGCTCTGCGCTACCGCCGCGAATTGTATGCCAACGACTGGCAAGATGCCGTCGTGTCTCAGCGTGAATGGCGACATTGGCGCATCCCCGAGCGCAGCACGGACGATCTCGGCTCGTGGACCGCCCAGGACGAGCGCTCCtcgtcgccatcgctgATCGAGAGTCTGCCTGAGCGAGCACCCACCTCGCCtgcacgcgcctcgtctGCGCCCCCCTCACCCGCGCCCACTTCAccagcacgcgcctcgccaGCGCCTCCTTCGCCGACATCCTCCGAAGACAGCACAGACTATGAACGACGATTCCGCGTCCTCAAGCGCATGATGCCGGCTCACATGGCCCGTgcatgcatcgacgaccTTCGCGCTATGCGACACGGCGACGTCGATAGCGACGCAGTGACGGACCGCGCCCGATCCCCGTCACCGCCTCACGAGCTCCAGCCTGGCGAGTCACGCCGACGTATCCGAGCGCATGACGGCCCGCCTGCCCCGCTTCTTAGTGatgcctcgtccagcgaaGAGGACGTGCATGAACCATCGCTGACGCTCCATGACTCGGATCTGCGATGGTGGGCCGTGCCCAAacgcgccgcctcgcctGTCCGTGAAGGCGATGTCATCGACCGCATGCTCGCGCGCACGGAAACACGAAAGCCACGGCGGCCCCGTCGCAAAGGATTCGGACAGTCGTCtaggcgcgccgctgcctccCGCCCTCATCGCTCACAACGTGTCGCTGTGCCCGCATGGATCCAGGCATCCGAGCCAAGggagccgccgccgcgcttcCATGGACTGCCTACGAAGCGCGCCGATCTCggtgcacacgcacgacTGCCCTACATTCCCGGTCCGCACAGCACGCTCAGTGTGGCTCAGGAGGTCCGGACGACCGTGCCCATGTcgacagcgacgcgcccaAGACCGGTGTCACGGCGCGGACCGATGCCGATGCCttctgcgccgcctcatACCATCCCGAAGGAGTGGGAGCGTGCCCCACCGGAGTGGCACGATGagctgcaagagctgctggcTTGGGATGGTGTGCGCCATATTCAGTGGGACTTTGGCATCACGTCCCCCCCGGTTGGCTTGAGCTTTGCACCCGACACCGACCTCGCTCGTGGACGCTTACACGAACTACTGCACTTGGCCCCCGCCACCTCTGAGCCTCCCCCGCTCTGTGTGTatgagcgcacgctgcatgtATGGATGAGCTGGGAAGAAGTCGCCTCCGCCCTCTTGGGCCTCTCGCTCGACGACCATCGCTCGACGCGAGACCTGCTTCACTTTTTGGGCCTATGGCTCACATGGCAGGCTTCGCTGGCTCATACGGCGCAGCCCATCGCCTTGACGACATTCGATGCACAGGTAGCTTGCGACGCTCTTTGCGCGTGGGCCCAAGACTGGCTGGACCAGCCATGCTCGCCCGACCTCGTGCTTCGCCTCTTGTGGTTCCGCATATGCATCCTctggcgcgccatgcacacCGGCACAACGACCGTCACCCACGTCACGGTGCTCGAGGCAACATACCCGCTCCTTCTTCGCCTCCTCTCGATGGGCGTGGCCCATATCGCCGACGCCCTcaccgccgccggcgccgtggacgATCCCACCGCCGAAATGTGGGTGTGTATCATCCATCTCCTCCACGCCATGGATGACCAGGCGTTTTGGGATGTGTGGGACCCCGCGTGGGCAGAGTGGCTCAGTTTGACGCGGTCATCGCCCCTGGTAGCCTGCGAACGAACATGGTACGCACTCTTTGTCGTATGCGCGCTCTCGCACTTTCACGCTTCCACAGGCATGGCCGGCCACACGTCGTACCTGCGTGCCCACTGGCCAGCGGTGCAGCGACTCGTGTCGCGTATCAAGCTGCGCTTTGACGAGCGCGTAgagcgcgcagcgcctcgcgtgcTCTTGCAAAGACGCGATGCGTATATTCACCTGCTCCTGCGTCGCTGTTTCTTGCTGTGTACGCGCTGGTCTTGGTCTCTCGAGCACGCAGATGCGATCCTCAACCACTGGTTTGATGTGTTCAATGCTCACCGGCTCGCCGACCTGCCGACTGAGACAGACCACGACTTTGCACCGTTTCTTCGCCGCTTTGATGTGTCGCTGCTGTACGCGGAGcccagcggcacggccTATCACCAGTTTCTCCAGCTGCTGGGACGTGCGAGCCACGTTCTCTCTATGGCCGATGACGCACAGCGTcgcttggcgcgcttgTTTTCGCGCATGACGCCCGTCCGTGTCATGGCCTTCACGCACGACAACCCACCGATCTCCTCCGAGTTTGCGATGCTCTTCAATCACTACTCGCTCGTGATGCTGTTTCTCTACTTTGAGCCGCCATCGGCTTTGCAGCGGCTGCGTCAGATTCGCTCCTTCTTAGCCTTTTCGCGAGCGGACAGGTCCAGCCAAATTGCCTGTATTCGAGCTGTCGTGTACGCCGGCGTGCTCTTTCGGCATCACGGACTCGATATCCAGCCTATCGTGGTGTGGCTGGTAGATGTCCTGCACTCACTTCAGGCATCCATGCACCAGGACCGCGATACATCCGAGCTGTTTTCggtgcgacgtgccgacCAAACGATGCGCGAAGCCTCGCGCATGATGGCTGTCCTAATCCGCTCCGTCCACCACCTCGTCACGCACGCGTCGATGAAGTCGGACCCGTCCACGCCCTACCCTCCGCTGGGCCTACTGCATCCCGCCTGGACCGACCAGCTCATACGGTCAGGCGATATGGCGCCCGAAGTCGCCAACGAAGTGCTCGGCTTGATCCGTGTATacctcgacacgcgcgctgcgaGCGTGTGGCCACATGTATccgtcgccgccgacgacgacgacgaatTCGACGACGCATGGTGGACGGATCCAGGCTTGGCTGCCCTCCTCGGCGAGGATCCGCAGCCGCCCATCGATACCCAGCTGGCTGAGCAATTGCACACACACTTGTCGCCCGCCTTGTTCCAATGGCTCATGACGGGTGAgccatcgacgccgcgctccaTCTCGCCCTTGGAGCGCCTCATGGCGCGGGCggaagaggacgagcgCTACGCCATGGTCGTCGACAACTGGGCGTCTTgtgcgcatgtgctcgtATACcaccgccgacgcgcttggcacgcttATCTCACGCTGGGCAACGAATCCTGGAAGCGCCTGAGCCATCCGATCCGCAAGCGCGACGTGGCTGtgcgcttcgtcgtgcgcatggcccacTTGGACGAAGCCGCCTTTGTGGAGCATGTGAGCGAATGCATCGCCATCTGGTTCCAGTGCATGGCTGCCTGTCACGTCACGATGCAGCCCGCTCTGACGCGCCTTTTGGCGCGACACGCCGACGTGTTCCGCGGTGTCTGGGTGGAAGATGATGCCGATGCGTATCGGGAACGACGTGccgctgtgctgcagcaggtcCTCACACAGATGCAGGCGGCGTATGCCCCCTCCCAAGGCTTTGTGATCCAGTGCGTGTCTGCCCTGCTGTCGTCTATACGGGCGTACGCGGAGCATGTTCATGACGAGGCCTACTGGTCGTGGTGTCACGCGACACTGCACGCCGTCTCGACGTATGCGGATGACCGCCTCTTGCGGGGGATACGGACGGAATTACACGCGACACTCTCCTACCTAGCaacgccgcgctcgtcacACCACGGAGCCATACCCTGACGGACAGTCCCGGCCCTGCGTCggtgtgccgctgcgcatATAACAGATGTTCGCCTTGTGGCACTTGGCATCAGTGCACGCAccggccgcggcgctgcgtcggctCTGGAGCTGGGCAAACGTCGACACCAAGGCAGGGCGCACTTCCATCTCATCCGTGAGCGCGGCCCAGAACGAAGCGTTCAGTGGCGCTGCCCGCGGCCATGCTGTGCCGTTCAGCGACACGGGCGCATGGTAGTTGTGATGCTGGACACTCGCACGCATGTCGCCATACGTGTCACGCGCATTGTACAAATGCCGCCAGATCGGTCCGGCCTGCAGCGAGTCAAATTCGTCGACAGGCGTGTAGTACTGATCGTAGTCGTATACGTCGAACGTGATCGGGTCCACCTGATACACGCGGAACGATGGATTCACGTTGGTCAGCGGCGTGACAGAGGGCCCCACGAACGAAACGGTGCGTGCATCCCGCGTGTGCCGCGAAATgtcgcgagacgcgccggACTGCGCACGGTAGAACACGGAAAAGTGGTCCTGATGCGTGTGGCCGAAGAAGATGGCGGCGATCGTGTGGGGCGTGAACCGACTCACGATCTGGAAAAAGAGATTCGCCGGCTTGtcaagcgcctcggcgcctGTCCAGCCGGTCAGTACGTGTCCCAGGATCCATACGCGCTCGCCCTTCCTCTCTGCGGCAAAGAGCTCGTCCGTCAGGAAACGGAGCATGCCACTAAAGTCGGGGTCCGTCGAGTGAATGTA encodes:
- a CDS encoding Mus7/MMS22 family protein, whose protein sequence is MPRGDDVAVVGTSDDEEAVGWTSDAESGELVPTHRSSKQWTLFHTRPRRRLWHAQVCRDAEQPAPRHHLRTRKLSQIHPYTVEALRYRRELYANDWQDAVVSQREWRHWRIPERSTDDLGSWTAQDERSSSPSLIESLPERAPTSPARASSAPPSPAPTSPARASPAPPSPTSSEDSTDYERRFRVLKRMMPAHMARACIDDLRAMRHGDVDSDAVTDRARSPSPPHELQPGESRRRIRAHDGPPAPLLSDASSSEEDVHEPSLTLHDSDLRWWAVPKRAASPVREGDVIDRMLARTETRKPRRPRRKGFGQSSRRAAASRPHRSQRVAVPAWIQASEPREPPPRFHGLPTKRADLGAHARLPYIPGPHSTLSVAQEVRTTVPMSTATRPRPVSRRGPMPMPSAPPHTIPKEWERAPPEWHDELQELLAWDGVRHIQWDFGITSPPVGLSFAPDTDLARGRLHELLHLAPATSEPPPLCVYERTLHVWMSWEEVASALLGLSLDDHRSTRDLLHFLGLWLTWQASLAHTAQPIALTTFDAQVACDALCAWAQDWLDQPCSPDLVLRLLWFRICILWRAMHTGTTTVTHVTVLEATYPLLLRLLSMGVAHIADALTAAGAVDDPTAEMWVCIIHLLHAMDDQAFWDVWDPAWAEWLSLTRSSPLVACERTWYALFVVCALSHFHASTGMAGHTSYLRAHWPAVQRLVSRIKLRFDERVERAAPRVLLQRRDAYIHLLLRRCFLLCTRWSWSLEHADAILNHWFDVFNAHRLADLPTETDHDFAPFLRRFDVSLLYAEPSGTAYHQFLQLLGRASHVLSMADDAQRRLARLFSRMTPVRVMAFTHDNPPISSEFAMLFNHYSLVMLFLYFEPPSALQRLRQIRSFLAFSRADRSSQIACIRAVVYAGVLFRHHGLDIQPIVVWLVDVLHSLQASMHQDRDTSELFSVRRADQTMREASRMMAVLIRSVHHLVTHASMKSDPSTPYPPLGLLHPAWTDQLIRSGDMAPEVANEVLGLIRVYLDTRAASVWPHVSVAADDDDEFDDAWWTDPGLAALLGEDPQPPIDTQLAEQLHTHLSPALFQWLMTGEPSTPRSISPLERLMARAEEDERYAMVVDNWASCAHVLVYHRRRAWHAYLTLGNESWKRLSHPIRKRDVAVRFVVRMAHLDEAAFVEHVSECIAIWFQCMAACHVTMQPALTRLLARHADVFRGVWVEDDADAYRERRAAVLQQVLTQMQAAYAPSQGFVIQCVSALLSSIRAYAEHVHDEAYWSWCHATLHAVSTYADDRLLRGIRTELHATLSYLATPRSSHHGAIP